A portion of the Arcobacter arenosus genome contains these proteins:
- a CDS encoding heavy-metal-associated domain-containing protein: protein MTKTYEVLNVKCGGCANTLINGLKNEFGEVKVDLDVNPRKITLDIEDTQEESLKTKLRSLGYPLTTDELSGFDKAATTAKSFVSCAVGKFNEATKK, encoded by the coding sequence ATGACAAAAACATATGAAGTGTTAAATGTAAAATGTGGAGGTTGTGCAAACACTTTAATTAATGGATTAAAAAATGAATTTGGTGAAGTTAAAGTTGACTTAGATGTAAACCCTCGAAAAATTACATTAGATATTGAAGATACTCAAGAAGAGAGTTTAAAAACTAAACTAAGAAGTTTAGGATATCCATTAACAACTGATGAATTAAGTGGATTTGATAAAGCTGCAACAACAGCAAAAAGTTTTGTATCATGTGCAGTTGGAAAATTTAATGAGGCAACAAAAAAATAA